From the genome of Primulina huaijiensis isolate GDHJ02 chromosome 11, ASM1229523v2, whole genome shotgun sequence:
AACTCAAACCTTCGATGGATTCTCTCCCATCGGAACCCGATTTCGTCGTTCTTACTCAGTTCTCGCCTCTTAACAAAATCTTTCGTCCACCTTTTCAAAAGGACGTAGCTCTTCGTTTTCCACTTTTTGAGAGTAAGCCTGTGCTCCGTCCTCGTATCCACATCGTAGACGACGAGCTCCACCCCTTTCTTCCCGTCGAACTTTCCGATATGGGGATCGATATGGGCTTGAACATGTTTTTTCCCCAGCAGAAGCCTTGAAGAACCATCAACATCGCTCTGATGTAGCTTTTTCGTGATC
Proteins encoded in this window:
- the LOC140987517 gene encoding putative B3 domain-containing protein At1g78640 — protein: MTNPVGGEENRNPSTVSSGDTDLRTFVLFGVTINLPMEVPPTSSSDSVGSNETTPPAVVPPSSPPPVPQPPNLAIVPDDDNPWTITKKLHQSDVDGSSRLLLGKKHVQAHIDPHIGKFDGKKGVELVVYDVDTRTEHRLTLKKWKTKSYVLLKRWTKDFVKRRELSKNDEIGFRWERIHRRFEFTVIKKAPELTEIAFL